In one Micromonospora polyrhachis genomic region, the following are encoded:
- a CDS encoding MFS transporter, with amino-acid sequence MSQPAVPLRLHGPAGRGTLLAVILASGMVFLDSTVVNVALPHLGADLHSDTAGLQWTVNGFLLTLAAFVLLGGGLGDRFGRRRIFLLGVGWFTGASVLCGLAPTIEWLIIARVLQGVGGALLTPGSLALLQASFHPDDRGRAIGAWSGLTGVSTALGPFVGGWLIDALSWRWIFLMNVPLALVVLVAALRWIPESRNPDAGRTPGAGAGQHHRRDRRDRHRFDLAGALLGALGLAGVTYALIEARQYGGGSVPVVVAALVGVVASAAFVLVERRRGGTAMLPPELFRSRLFSVLNGYTVMVYAALGGLTFFLALQLQTVAGYSALATGLATLPMTILLLVGSPRAGALATRIGPRLPLTVGPVVAAVGFLLLHGIDENAPYWTEVFPGVALFGLGMTLVVAPLTASVLGAVADRFAGVASGTNNAASRAGGLLAVAALPLLVGLSERGYDVPAEFTAAFRAAMYWCAGLMLVGAALAALLIRGATRES; translated from the coding sequence ATGAGCCAGCCCGCCGTGCCCCTGCGCCTACACGGGCCAGCGGGCCGAGGAACGCTGCTCGCGGTGATCCTCGCCTCCGGCATGGTCTTCCTGGACAGTACGGTGGTCAACGTCGCGCTCCCGCATCTGGGCGCCGACCTGCACAGCGACACGGCCGGACTACAGTGGACTGTCAATGGGTTCCTGCTTACCCTGGCAGCCTTCGTTCTACTCGGCGGTGGCCTGGGGGACCGCTTCGGTCGACGGCGGATTTTCCTGCTCGGCGTCGGTTGGTTCACCGGTGCCTCGGTCCTGTGCGGGCTCGCCCCGACCATCGAGTGGCTGATCATCGCCCGGGTACTCCAGGGGGTCGGTGGCGCGCTGCTCACTCCCGGCTCGCTCGCACTGCTCCAGGCGAGCTTCCACCCCGACGACCGGGGCCGGGCGATCGGGGCGTGGTCCGGGCTGACCGGCGTGTCGACCGCGCTCGGCCCGTTCGTCGGGGGCTGGCTGATCGACGCTCTCTCCTGGCGCTGGATCTTTCTGATGAACGTGCCGCTCGCCCTGGTCGTGCTGGTCGCCGCGCTGCGGTGGATACCGGAAAGCCGCAACCCGGATGCTGGCCGTACACCCGGTGCCGGGGCGGGACAGCACCACCGACGGGATCGGCGCGACCGGCACCGGTTTGACCTGGCCGGGGCGCTACTCGGTGCACTGGGCCTGGCCGGCGTCACGTATGCGCTGATCGAGGCCCGGCAGTACGGCGGTGGTTCGGTTCCGGTGGTGGTGGCCGCCTTGGTCGGGGTGGTCGCCTCGGCGGCGTTCGTCCTGGTCGAGCGGCGACGGGGCGGTACGGCGATGCTGCCCCCGGAACTGTTCCGAAGCCGCCTCTTCTCCGTACTCAACGGCTACACGGTGATGGTCTACGCGGCGTTGGGCGGCCTGACCTTCTTCCTCGCCCTGCAACTACAGACCGTCGCCGGCTATTCGGCGTTGGCGACCGGGCTGGCGACCCTGCCGATGACGATCCTGCTGCTGGTCGGCTCACCCCGGGCCGGTGCGCTGGCCACCCGGATCGGTCCGCGCCTACCGTTGACCGTCGGCCCGGTGGTGGCCGCCGTCGGGTTCCTGCTGCTGCACGGGATCGACGAAAACGCGCCGTACTGGACCGAGGTGTTTCCCGGAGTGGCGTTGTTCGGACTCGGCATGACCCTGGTGGTGGCCCCGCTGACCGCGTCGGTGCTGGGTGCGGTGGCGGACCGGTTCGCCGGGGTGGCCAGCGGCACCAACAATGCCGCGTCCCGGGCCGGCGGGCTGCTCGCCGTGGCGGCGTTGCCACTGCTGGTCGGCCTCTCCGAGCGCGGCTACGACGTACCCGCCGAGTTCACGGCGGCCTTCCGGGCGGCGATGTACTGGTGTGCCGGTCTGATGCTGGTTGGCGCGGCCCTGGCCGCTCTGCTGATCCGCGGCGCGACGCGCGAGTCGTAA
- the leuA gene encoding 2-isopropylmalate synthase: MPYQRYQPYHRQFPVDLPDRQWPSRRVESAPRWCAVDLRDGNQALIDPMSPERKRRMFQLLVQMGYKEIEVGFPSASQTDYDFVRQLIEQDMIPDDVTIQVLTQCREHLIERTFEALRGAKRAIVHFYNSTSTLQRRVVFGLDKDGITDIATQGARLCQKYAEIHTPDTDIYYEYSPESYTGTELDYALEVCSAVIDVIAPTPDRPLIINLPATVEMAMPNVYADSIEWMNRRLPRRDSIILSLHPHNDRGTGVAAAELGLLAGADRIEGCLFGNGERTGNVDLVTLGMNLFSHGIDPQIDFSGIDEIRRTVEYCNQLPVHERHPYAGDLVFTAFSGSHQDAIKKGFDALAADAAAAGVPVDEYAWEVPYLPIDPKDLGRTYEAVIRVNSQSGKGGVAYIMKAEHQLDLPRRLQIEFSGVVQQLTDAAGGEVEPGRMWEIFAGEYLVDHQADPRVSLVGYTTATIEDKVEISAELDFAGERRSLAAVGNGPIDAYVNTLHTLGVQVRVLDYAEHAMSSGGDARAAAYVECEVDGRTVWGVGLDANIVTASVRAVTSAVNRVRG; encoded by the coding sequence ATGCCCTACCAGCGCTACCAGCCCTACCACCGGCAGTTCCCGGTCGACCTGCCGGACCGGCAGTGGCCGAGCCGGCGCGTCGAGTCCGCACCTCGGTGGTGCGCGGTCGACCTGCGCGACGGCAACCAGGCCCTGATCGACCCGATGTCGCCCGAACGTAAGCGGCGGATGTTCCAGCTGCTGGTCCAGATGGGCTACAAGGAGATCGAGGTCGGCTTCCCCTCGGCCAGCCAGACCGACTACGACTTCGTCCGGCAGCTCATCGAGCAGGACATGATCCCGGATGACGTCACCATTCAGGTGCTCACCCAGTGCCGGGAACACCTGATCGAGCGGACGTTCGAGGCGCTCCGGGGCGCGAAGCGCGCAATCGTGCACTTCTACAACTCGACCTCGACCCTGCAGCGTCGAGTGGTCTTCGGTCTGGACAAGGACGGCATCACCGACATCGCCACCCAGGGTGCCCGGCTGTGCCAGAAGTACGCCGAGATCCACACCCCGGATACCGACATCTACTACGAGTACTCGCCGGAGTCGTACACCGGCACCGAGCTGGACTACGCGCTGGAGGTCTGCTCGGCGGTGATCGACGTGATCGCCCCGACCCCGGACCGTCCACTGATCATCAATCTGCCGGCCACCGTCGAGATGGCGATGCCCAACGTCTACGCCGACTCGATCGAGTGGATGAACCGGCGACTGCCCCGACGGGACAGCATCATCCTGTCGCTGCACCCGCACAACGACCGGGGCACTGGCGTCGCCGCCGCCGAACTGGGCCTGCTGGCCGGCGCCGACCGGATCGAGGGCTGCCTGTTCGGCAACGGTGAACGCACCGGCAACGTCGACCTGGTCACGCTGGGGATGAACCTCTTCTCGCACGGAATCGATCCGCAGATCGACTTCTCCGGCATCGACGAGATCCGGCGGACCGTCGAGTACTGCAACCAGCTCCCGGTGCACGAGCGCCACCCGTACGCGGGTGATCTGGTCTTCACCGCCTTCTCCGGTTCGCACCAGGATGCGATCAAGAAGGGCTTCGACGCGCTGGCCGCCGACGCGGCCGCCGCCGGCGTGCCGGTCGACGAGTACGCCTGGGAGGTGCCGTACCTGCCGATCGACCCGAAGGACCTGGGCCGGACGTACGAGGCGGTCATCCGGGTCAACTCGCAGTCCGGCAAGGGCGGCGTCGCGTACATCATGAAGGCCGAGCACCAACTGGACCTGCCCCGCCGGCTCCAGATCGAGTTCTCCGGTGTGGTGCAGCAGCTCACCGACGCCGCCGGCGGCGAGGTGGAGCCGGGCCGCATGTGGGAGATCTTCGCTGGCGAGTACCTGGTCGACCACCAAGCGGACCCGAGGGTCTCGCTGGTGGGCTACACCACCGCCACCATCGAGGACAAGGTCGAGATAAGTGCCGAGCTGGACTTCGCCGGGGAGCGCCGATCGCTCGCCGCGGTCGGCAACGGTCCGATCGACGCGTACGTCAACACCCTGCACACCCTGGGCGTCCAGGTACGGGTGCTCGACTACGCCGAGCACGCCATGTCCTCCGGCGGTGACGCCCGGGCCGCGGCGTACGTCGAGTGTGAGGTCGACGGTCGTACCGTCTGGGGAGTCGGGCTGGACGCCAACATCGTCACCGCCTCGGTCCGCGCGGTGACCAGCGCGGTTAACCGCGTACGCGGCTGA